A window from Halomicrobium urmianum encodes these proteins:
- the artA gene encoding archaeosortase A, which produces MTAEGLTAAPLAIARPLSWIVVGAFLAAALLERRDEDRARGVAVGAWLLFGLFWLVLVPHFVLEQKSIVEGIGSVLAAPLSAYAGYRLWNGRDSLFVLTRAIGIMGLIYLPFAYVPFLEANPARRFLVETVAAQTHLLLNAIGVDPEMVRGVEYFGQDRGVDYTYRSTFVFPGNERPITYTIIVACTGIGSMAILGGAILAVRAPLRRKLRALAVSIPVIYGLNLVRNVFIATAFGQQRMQWFPGLVTSVFGTTDEQMVSYYIADRLLAQFGSVIALVAITWLVVRELPEVVTPIEDLLYLLTGSEYDLEGALGSSTVRADGGEE; this is translated from the coding sequence ATGACGGCCGAGGGTTTGACCGCGGCGCCGCTCGCTATCGCGCGGCCGCTGTCGTGGATCGTCGTCGGAGCGTTTCTGGCGGCGGCGCTGCTGGAGCGGCGCGACGAGGACCGGGCGCGCGGCGTCGCCGTCGGCGCCTGGTTGCTCTTCGGCCTCTTCTGGCTGGTCCTGGTGCCCCACTTCGTCCTGGAGCAGAAGTCGATCGTGGAGGGGATCGGGAGCGTGCTGGCCGCGCCGCTGTCCGCGTACGCGGGGTATCGACTGTGGAACGGCCGGGACTCGCTGTTCGTGCTGACGCGCGCTATCGGGATCATGGGACTGATCTACCTCCCGTTCGCCTACGTACCGTTTCTGGAGGCCAATCCGGCCCGCCGGTTCCTGGTGGAGACGGTCGCCGCGCAGACGCACCTCCTGCTGAACGCTATCGGCGTCGACCCGGAGATGGTCCGGGGCGTGGAGTACTTCGGCCAGGACCGGGGGGTCGACTACACCTACCGCAGCACGTTCGTGTTCCCCGGGAACGAGCGACCGATCACGTACACGATCATCGTCGCCTGCACGGGGATCGGGAGCATGGCGATACTGGGTGGCGCCATCCTGGCCGTTCGCGCGCCGCTCCGCCGGAAGCTACGGGCCCTGGCGGTCTCGATTCCCGTGATCTACGGACTGAACCTCGTCAGGAACGTCTTCATCGCGACGGCCTTCGGCCAGCAGCGGATGCAGTGGTTCCCGGGACTGGTGACGTCCGTCTTCGGGACGACCGACGAGCAGATGGTCTCCTACTACATCGCGGACCGCCTGCTGGCGCAGTTCGGGTCGGTGATCGCGCTGGTCGCCATCACCTGGCTGGTCGTCCGGGAGCTCCCGGAGGTCGTGACGCCCATCGAGGACCTGCTGTACCTGCTGACCGGGAGCGAGTACGACCTCGAAGGGGCGCTCGGGTCGTCGACGGTCCGGGCCGACGGCGGCGAGGAGTGA
- a CDS encoding DUF7827 domain-containing protein: protein MVIPHKCTPTHGVSNEYAGLVCTRPRWSRPDRGKVAGAAEAIQQTMTGTNAKLRSLFLTALMVMSVVAIGFSGAAAADNTDSGNDTIYSVPDSVTAVDAQDPSDSENSRDTQTISFNVDTSDGTSETLTIDTSDAEDAGLEILEEGTEISANSDAATVTDVSDDEIEVDLEGDVDNEEVTLTISYDVSDAESDAQATHEFEASGDGDDAPYTADVNYRILSDVRDDAAVISYDDDTDGARDLTVYHGETLRFVTDGTDTEVSIYERDTDDSTNERGTTVRTLDAGGDLDNAIDFSTSNLDTGTNYVVAIGSDDSNEVNPLRVTGLDLTANASDTSVTESDEIEAQVSAAASSTDITYRLLDSDGDVVESNGQDQEFTTSLDGTGEAEVSFPAAEDEDYGTGNYTIEVEHDDTSITAQTDTIEVSEAGDEEATFAGDGFVTEEIGDVARIPVEFSNTDEATLLIGSEDQNYIANVHVEDGDDDGEATVLFNSYAAGSNSDAIVETLDSDDEVTLDEQRGDFVHDSTDIEGVEEGETGPENNLLAVADYDMNVTAGTYTLSDDDEYTDPDAVGGLSLQERSTDQVSIWTGPDADDYSDLEAADVHARIGSNLTQTNEVAADDYVVHAIEASGIEGVLNATEGNDDVDSIIDREDNNAYHDQFNLTVEQADPGPNADPASVELNSSNTNLISDPVNDTYFVVVDTGAAGFGNGGLEDGDELTANFSVTDDSELAEDFESVENGYEVVERDASINDDEDVTVRAQDGQQITGETSVAPGSEVTVRIRSTDTDEPFQLTPETEVTENGTFMVEGDFSDVNPGTNFTAQTRIDGDSLGDSVDGQVLEANETATNETETATPTETNETATPTETNETATPTETATPTETATPTATEGGDGGDETPTPTEGEGPGFTAVLALVALVAAALLAVRRDN, encoded by the coding sequence ATGGTCATACCTCACAAGTGTACCCCTACCCATGGTGTCAGCAACGAGTACGCCGGTCTGGTCTGTACGCGACCGCGGTGGTCGCGTCCGGACAGGGGGAAAGTCGCTGGCGCCGCCGAAGCGATCCAACAAACTATGACAGGAACTAACGCGAAACTCCGCAGCCTGTTCCTCACGGCTCTGATGGTCATGTCGGTTGTGGCCATCGGATTCAGTGGAGCAGCAGCAGCGGACAACACTGATTCAGGGAACGATACCATCTATAGCGTTCCCGATAGTGTAACTGCAGTCGACGCACAGGATCCGAGCGACTCGGAAAACAGTAGAGACACCCAGACGATCTCATTCAATGTCGACACGAGTGACGGCACCAGCGAGACCCTCACCATCGACACGTCTGATGCTGAGGACGCTGGTCTAGAGATCCTTGAAGAGGGAACCGAGATTTCGGCTAACTCGGACGCCGCTACCGTCACTGACGTGAGTGACGATGAGATTGAGGTTGATCTCGAGGGTGACGTCGACAACGAGGAGGTTACGCTCACCATCTCCTACGACGTGTCGGACGCGGAGTCCGACGCGCAGGCCACGCACGAGTTCGAGGCCAGCGGTGATGGGGACGACGCCCCGTACACGGCCGACGTTAACTACCGGATCCTCTCCGACGTGCGTGATGACGCTGCCGTTATCTCGTACGACGACGACACGGATGGCGCTCGTGACCTGACGGTCTACCACGGCGAGACGCTCCGGTTCGTGACTGACGGGACCGATACGGAGGTCTCGATCTACGAGCGGGACACGGACGACAGTACCAATGAGCGCGGGACCACCGTGCGCACGCTCGATGCTGGTGGCGATCTGGACAACGCCATCGACTTCAGTACGTCGAACCTGGACACTGGTACGAACTACGTCGTGGCTATCGGTAGCGACGACAGCAACGAAGTTAACCCTCTCCGCGTCACCGGTCTGGACCTGACCGCGAACGCCTCGGACACGTCGGTCACGGAGTCGGACGAGATCGAGGCCCAGGTCAGCGCAGCTGCCTCGAGTACGGACATCACCTACCGTCTGCTCGACAGCGACGGTGACGTCGTCGAGAGCAACGGTCAGGACCAGGAGTTCACCACGTCCCTCGACGGGACGGGTGAGGCCGAGGTCAGCTTCCCGGCCGCCGAGGACGAAGACTACGGCACCGGTAACTACACGATCGAGGTCGAACACGACGACACCAGCATTACCGCTCAGACCGACACGATCGAAGTCTCCGAAGCCGGCGACGAGGAAGCCACCTTCGCCGGTGATGGCTTCGTGACCGAGGAGATCGGTGACGTCGCTCGCATCCCGGTCGAGTTCTCCAACACCGACGAGGCGACGCTGCTCATCGGTAGCGAGGACCAGAACTACATCGCCAACGTCCACGTCGAGGACGGCGACGACGACGGCGAAGCCACCGTCCTGTTCAACTCCTACGCGGCTGGGTCGAACTCGGACGCCATCGTTGAGACCCTCGATAGTGATGACGAGGTCACCCTTGACGAACAGCGGGGTGACTTCGTCCACGATAGTACGGATATTGAGGGCGTAGAGGAAGGTGAAACTGGTCCGGAGAACAATCTCCTGGCTGTTGCGGACTACGACATGAACGTCACGGCTGGGACCTATACCCTGTCCGATGACGACGAGTACACCGATCCCGACGCGGTCGGTGGGCTCTCCCTTCAGGAACGTAGCACGGATCAGGTCAGCATCTGGACGGGTCCTGACGCGGACGACTACAGCGACCTCGAAGCCGCTGACGTCCACGCGCGGATCGGCTCCAACCTGACCCAGACCAACGAGGTCGCAGCTGACGACTACGTTGTCCACGCTATCGAGGCCAGCGGCATCGAGGGCGTCCTCAATGCCACTGAAGGCAACGATGACGTCGATTCCATCATCGACCGCGAGGACAATAATGCCTACCACGACCAGTTCAACCTCACTGTCGAGCAGGCTGACCCTGGTCCGAACGCCGACCCGGCTAGCGTCGAACTCAACTCCTCCAACACTAACCTGATTTCGGACCCCGTGAACGACACTTACTTCGTTGTCGTCGACACCGGGGCGGCCGGATTCGGTAATGGTGGCCTGGAGGACGGCGACGAGCTGACCGCGAACTTCTCGGTCACTGACGACAGTGAACTGGCCGAGGACTTCGAGTCGGTCGAAAACGGCTACGAGGTCGTCGAGCGCGACGCCTCGATCAACGACGACGAGGACGTGACCGTTCGTGCGCAGGACGGTCAGCAGATTACCGGCGAGACCTCGGTCGCACCCGGCTCTGAGGTCACTGTCCGCATCCGCTCGACGGACACGGACGAGCCGTTCCAGCTGACTCCGGAGACGGAAGTCACGGAGAACGGCACCTTCATGGTCGAAGGTGACTTCAGTGACGTGAACCCCGGTACGAACTTCACGGCCCAGACCCGCATCGACGGTGACTCGCTCGGCGACTCCGTCGACGGTCAGGTCCTCGAAGCGAACGAGACGGCGACGAACGAGACGGAGACGGCCACGCCGACTGAGACGAACGAGACGGCCACGCCGACTGAGACGAACGAGACGGCCACGCCGACTGAGACGGCCACGCCGACTGAGACGGCCACGCCGACCGCGACCGAAGGCGGCGACGGCGGCGACGAGACGCCGACGCCGACCGAGGGCGAGGGTCCCGGCTTCACGGCCGTCCTCGCACTGGTCGCGCTGGTCGCTGCTGCGCTGCTCGCGGTCCGCCGCGACAACTAA
- a CDS encoding DUF7282 domain-containing protein, which translates to MTGTTDKLRSLFLAALMVTSVVAMGVSLSGAAAAQTANDDILQFDEELSSASDNIESIDAYQDQEDGTVTQQIGFTVNLDGADSATFTVDTSDAEDAGLELDNAALVQATGDGEVNDFDDDEVEFTVTESGEAELQLQWDTTDAESEASATHEFEQVDGDYSANVEYRILTDVREGAVISADQTNEDLTVYRGETLRFVTDEDTDGDTSIQIYERDTDDGNNRGTSVRSLDAGNLDEALDYDTSGLDSGESYVVSIGGDGTNEVDPLRVTGLDLTANASDTSITESDEIEAQVSAAASSTDITYRLLDSDGDVVESDGEDQEFTTTLDGTGEAEVSFPAAEDEDYGTGNYTIEVEHDDTGIVTETDTIEVSEAGDEEVTFAGDGFVTEEIGDVARIPVEFSNTDEATLLIGSEDQNYIANVHVEDGDDDGEATVLFNSYAAGASDVSSDVIATAMDSDDDVSLEQQSGDFTEDNTDPSDDLLAVADYDMNVTAGAYQLGDEDRDEYSDPDAVGGLSLQERSTGTLSIWTAPSGDDFSDVDAADIHARIGSNLTQTNEVAQEDYAIHAIEVSGIEGVLNASGGSDQASSLINEANDDNSQFEFTLEEGDPGPNADPDNVDNLLDASELIPDPANNTYFLAVDTDEIQLNGNDLEDGDELTANFSIDEDDSQLSDDDESMENSYEIVERDATLNDGDDVTVRAQAGQQVTGETSVAPGTEVTVRMRSTDTDEPFQLTPETEVTENGTFTVEGDFSDVNPDTNFTAQARINGDSIGDSIDGQVTEAAGANVTFSDQESDGSTVTVDSADLGAGGFIAIHADNASGSVVGVSDYLESGSQEDVEVTLDEELNESATLVAMPHMDTNGNEEFDFNGSDTDAPYTEDGEPVTDSAEVTVGDAGGNETTETPTEGTPTPTETETATPTETATPGNGGDETPTETTTGEGPGFTAVLALVALVAAALLAVRRDN; encoded by the coding sequence ATGACAGGAACTACCGACAAACTTCGCAGCCTGTTCCTCGCGGCCCTGATGGTCACGTCCGTCGTGGCCATGGGTGTGTCGCTCAGTGGAGCAGCCGCTGCGCAGACAGCCAACGACGACATCCTTCAGTTCGACGAGGAGTTGTCAAGCGCGTCTGATAACATCGAGTCGATCGACGCGTATCAGGATCAGGAAGATGGCACAGTGACGCAGCAAATCGGGTTCACCGTCAATCTGGACGGCGCTGATTCGGCGACGTTCACTGTTGATACCAGTGACGCCGAAGACGCAGGCCTCGAACTCGACAATGCTGCCCTCGTACAAGCGACCGGCGATGGAGAGGTGAATGACTTCGACGACGACGAGGTCGAGTTCACGGTTACCGAAAGTGGAGAAGCCGAACTCCAACTTCAGTGGGACACGACGGACGCCGAGTCTGAAGCCTCTGCGACCCACGAGTTCGAGCAGGTCGACGGTGACTACAGCGCCAACGTCGAATACCGCATCCTGACGGACGTGCGTGAGGGCGCCGTCATCTCTGCTGACCAGACGAACGAGGACCTGACGGTCTACCGCGGCGAGACGCTCCGGTTCGTCACTGATGAGGACACGGACGGTGACACGTCCATCCAGATCTACGAGCGGGATACGGACGACGGCAACAACCGCGGCACTAGCGTCCGCAGTCTCGACGCCGGTAATCTGGACGAGGCTCTCGACTACGACACCTCCGGACTCGACTCCGGTGAGTCGTACGTCGTCAGCATCGGTGGTGACGGCACTAACGAGGTCGATCCCCTCCGCGTCACCGGTCTGGACCTGACCGCGAACGCCTCGGACACATCGATTACGGAGTCGGACGAGATCGAGGCTCAGGTCAGCGCGGCCGCCTCGAGTACTGACATCACCTACCGCCTGCTCGACAGCGACGGTGACGTCGTCGAGAGTGACGGTGAGGATCAGGAGTTCACCACGACCCTCGACGGGACGGGTGAGGCCGAGGTCAGCTTCCCGGCCGCCGAGGACGAAGACTACGGCACCGGTAACTACACGATCGAGGTCGAACACGACGACACCGGTATTGTCACCGAGACCGACACGATCGAGGTCTCAGAAGCCGGCGACGAAGAGGTCACCTTCGCCGGTGACGGCTTCGTGACCGAGGAGATCGGTGATGTCGCTCGCATCCCGGTCGAGTTCTCCAACACCGACGAGGCGACGCTGCTCATCGGTAGCGAGGACCAGAACTACATCGCCAACGTCCACGTCGAGGACGGCGACGACGACGGCGAAGCCACCGTCCTGTTCAACTCCTACGCGGCCGGCGCATCTGACGTGAGCAGTGACGTCATCGCCACCGCCATGGACAGCGACGACGATGTTTCGCTCGAGCAGCAGTCTGGTGACTTCACTGAGGACAACACCGACCCGTCCGACGACCTCCTCGCGGTCGCGGACTACGACATGAACGTCACGGCTGGTGCCTACCAGCTGGGTGACGAGGACCGCGACGAGTACAGCGATCCCGACGCAGTCGGTGGACTCTCGCTCCAGGAGCGCAGCACCGGGACGCTGAGCATCTGGACGGCACCGAGCGGTGACGACTTCAGTGACGTCGATGCAGCTGACATCCACGCACGGATCGGTTCCAACCTGACCCAGACCAACGAGGTCGCTCAGGAGGACTACGCGATCCACGCCATCGAGGTCAGCGGCATCGAGGGCGTCCTCAACGCCAGCGGTGGCAGCGATCAGGCTTCCTCTCTGATCAACGAAGCCAACGACGATAACAGCCAGTTCGAGTTCACGCTCGAGGAGGGCGATCCCGGTCCGAACGCCGATCCGGACAACGTGGACAACCTTCTGGACGCCAGTGAGCTCATCCCGGACCCCGCGAACAACACGTACTTCCTCGCGGTGGACACTGACGAGATTCAGCTCAACGGTAACGACCTCGAGGACGGTGACGAGCTGACTGCCAACTTCTCGATCGACGAAGACGACAGCCAGCTGTCCGACGACGACGAGTCGATGGAGAACTCCTACGAGATCGTCGAGCGTGACGCTACGCTCAACGACGGCGACGACGTGACGGTGCGCGCCCAGGCCGGTCAGCAGGTCACCGGCGAAACCTCCGTTGCGCCGGGCACGGAAGTGACTGTCCGCATGCGGTCGACGGACACGGACGAGCCGTTCCAGCTGACTCCGGAGACGGAAGTCACGGAGAACGGCACCTTCACGGTCGAAGGTGACTTCAGCGACGTGAACCCCGACACGAACTTCACGGCCCAGGCCCGCATCAATGGTGACTCGATCGGTGACTCCATCGACGGACAGGTCACCGAGGCCGCAGGCGCCAACGTGACCTTCAGCGATCAGGAGTCCGACGGCTCCACGGTCACGGTCGACTCCGCTGACCTGGGTGCCGGTGGCTTCATCGCCATCCACGCTGACAACGCCAGCGGTTCGGTCGTCGGCGTCAGCGACTACCTCGAATCCGGCAGCCAGGAGGACGTCGAGGTCACCCTCGACGAGGAGCTCAACGAGAGCGCAACCCTCGTGGCCATGCCGCACATGGACACCAACGGCAACGAGGAGTTCGACTTCAACGGCAGCGACACGGACGCTCCGTACACCGAGGACGGCGAACCGGTGACGGACAGCGCCGAGGTCACTGTCGGTGACGCTGGCGGCAACGAGACGACGGAGACGCCGACGGAAGGCACGCCGACCCCGACGGAGACGGAGACGGCGACTCCGACCGAGACCGCGACGCCTGGTAACGGCGGCGACGAGACGCCGACCGAGACGACCACCGGTGAGGGCCCCGGCTTCACGGCCGTCCTCGCGCTGGTCGCGCTGGTCGCTGCTGCGCTGCTCGCGGTCCGCCGCGACAACTAA
- the dph5 gene encoding diphthine synthase: protein MLTFVGFGLYDERSITVEGKEALQAADRAFAEFYTSQLVGTDHQRLEYYLGTDLEVLDRETVEQDPERVLAAAEEEDVVFATAGDTMVSTTHVDLRLRARERGIHTRVVHGTTAQTAASSLTGLQNYRFGKATTLPFEAAHGADGVPDSVVETIEANRERDLHTLVYLDIKVDDPHWEGEEEFMTADRAADLLREPLGDPLGVVVARAGSATPVVEADRLSELADDDFGGPLHLLVVPGDLHDMERDALRELAGAPEDAL from the coding sequence ATGCTCACGTTCGTCGGGTTCGGGCTGTACGACGAGCGCTCGATCACCGTCGAGGGCAAGGAGGCCCTTCAGGCGGCCGACCGGGCGTTCGCGGAGTTCTACACGAGCCAGCTCGTCGGTACCGACCACCAGCGGCTGGAGTATTACCTCGGTACCGACCTCGAAGTGCTCGACCGGGAGACAGTCGAACAGGACCCCGAACGCGTCCTCGCAGCGGCGGAAGAGGAGGACGTCGTCTTCGCCACCGCCGGCGACACGATGGTGTCGACGACCCACGTCGACCTCCGCCTCCGCGCGCGCGAGCGGGGGATCCACACCAGAGTCGTCCACGGGACGACCGCCCAGACCGCCGCCTCCTCGCTGACCGGACTCCAGAACTACCGCTTCGGAAAGGCCACCACGCTGCCCTTCGAGGCCGCCCACGGCGCCGACGGCGTCCCCGACAGCGTCGTCGAGACAATCGAGGCCAACCGCGAGCGCGACCTCCACACGCTGGTCTACCTGGACATCAAGGTCGACGACCCCCACTGGGAGGGCGAGGAGGAGTTCATGACCGCCGACCGCGCCGCCGACCTCCTGCGCGAACCGCTGGGCGATCCCCTGGGCGTCGTCGTCGCCCGCGCCGGCAGCGCGACGCCGGTCGTCGAGGCCGACAGGCTCTCCGAGCTCGCCGACGACGACTTCGGCGGCCCACTACACCTGCTCGTCGTCCCGGGCGACCTCCACGACATGGAGCGAGACGCACTGAGAGAACTGGCCGGCGCGCCGGAAGACGCGCTGTAG
- a CDS encoding class I SAM-dependent methyltransferase produces MGVPCVRVEREAGEETRSRLAEADLVAGGYEIVVDEAAIYLPVTDPAEVPADLDVVEYDAPARETQTMPSDEVSFEPSYERIGDVIVIDEDDSERARALADAIMASDLPARTVLNRASKVKGETRVRDWEVLATEDETNPTEVVHREYGCEFALDLAEMYFSPRLATERHRVVEQVAENERTFDMFAGVGPFVIPAAKRGAEAVGVDVNEAAVKYLRENARRNGVEERVTAINADVREVADDYEDWADRLVMNLPHSADEFLDAAVRLAGDDCTLHYYDIQHEDDPYGPGERAVRAAAEPEYDVTVETRHTVRSYAPHELNVVLDVRLTR; encoded by the coding sequence ATGGGCGTTCCCTGCGTGCGCGTCGAGCGCGAGGCCGGCGAGGAGACCCGAAGCCGCCTCGCCGAGGCGGACCTGGTGGCCGGGGGCTACGAGATCGTCGTCGACGAAGCGGCTATCTACCTCCCGGTGACGGACCCGGCCGAGGTGCCCGCCGACCTCGACGTCGTGGAGTACGACGCGCCCGCGCGCGAGACGCAGACGATGCCGTCCGACGAGGTGTCGTTCGAACCGTCCTACGAGCGCATCGGGGACGTGATCGTGATCGACGAGGACGACTCCGAGCGGGCGCGCGCGCTAGCCGACGCGATCATGGCGTCGGACCTGCCGGCGCGGACGGTCCTGAACCGCGCCTCGAAGGTCAAGGGCGAGACGCGCGTCCGGGACTGGGAGGTGCTGGCCACCGAGGACGAGACGAACCCCACGGAGGTCGTCCACCGCGAGTACGGCTGCGAGTTCGCACTCGACCTCGCTGAGATGTACTTCTCGCCGCGGCTGGCGACCGAGCGCCACCGCGTCGTCGAGCAGGTCGCGGAGAACGAGCGGACCTTCGACATGTTCGCCGGCGTCGGACCCTTCGTCATTCCCGCCGCCAAGCGCGGCGCGGAGGCGGTCGGCGTCGACGTCAACGAGGCGGCTGTCAAGTACCTCCGGGAGAACGCGCGCCGCAACGGCGTCGAGGAGCGAGTCACGGCCATCAACGCGGACGTCAGGGAGGTGGCCGACGACTACGAGGACTGGGCCGACCGACTGGTGATGAACCTGCCCCACAGCGCTGACGAGTTCCTCGACGCGGCCGTCCGACTGGCCGGCGACGACTGCACGCTCCACTACTACGACATCCAGCACGAGGACGACCCCTACGGCCCCGGCGAGCGGGCGGTCCGGGCAGCGGCGGAACCCGAGTACGACGTGACGGTCGAGACACGTCACACCGTCCGGTCGTACGCCCCCCACGAACTGAACGTGGTGCTGGACGTGCGACTCACTCGCTAA